AAAATCTGGTTTCCGGAAATCACAAATCCCTGTGCGTTTTGCACCGCTACTCCTCTAAAACCAAGTTTATCAACAGCAGTTGCAGATCCTATAACATTACCCGTAATCACAAATCCCTGATCCGGAGTTGTTGCATTTCCGATAGCGAAAATAGCATTCTGCATTTTGTTGAAGGTGTTATTAATGGCTGTAAAACCGGTATTGGATGCTTCTGCAGCACCTCCTAAAGCAGTACCACTCACCACAATACCTGCCACGGTTGTTGCCGGTGTGTTTCCGATGATTTTAAGGTTTTTGAATGTCGCATTCAATGCTCCGTTTGTAGCATCGGCACTCGCTACCCAAAGTACCACCCCTGCTCCATTGGTATTGGTGATTGTTAAATCACGGGTAGTTGTTCCGTTATTACTTCCGTCGATAGTTACATAATCTGCTCCTGCTATTTTAAGAATAGCCGTTGCATTAGATCCTGAAAATGCTGCTGTAACACCAGTTGCCGGTTTAATGGTCAACGTGTTTGTTGCACTGGCATCCGGATTGGAATTAATCGTAATCGGATAGGTTTCTCCCGTATAGGTTGCATCTGTTAATGAGAAGGTAACCGGACCGGATAAACATTTTGAGTTATAGTCTGCTACAGCCGCTGTTAACGTTGCATAGTTTCCAGAAGCTCCAACGGTATAAACACCACTTAAAGGGCTGTAAATATTGTATGTAAACGGTGTGGTTGGCGGCGTTGCTGCTGCCGGCGGATTAATTGTAAATCCTGCTGCACCTGCTGCCGGTAATACGGCTACATTTGGAGTTCCTGCATTATCCTGAGCCACAATATAATAGGAAACAGAATCTCCTAATACTGCTCCAGCACCAATTGTAAATTCATATTGTCCAGATCCTAAACTGGTCGCTACAGCTGCCGTATAGGTTCCTGCATTGATTTTCCAGTAGGCAACCGGTAAACCGGCACCTGTTGTTGGCACTCCGCTTCCGTCTGTAATTGTTGCTGTAATTACTTTACTACCCGGTACGCAAGAACCTGCTACTACCGTATGTACTATTACCGGAGCCGTTATATCTGTAGGGATACCGGCAAATTCATCTGCTCCGATATCCGGAGTTGTTACATTTCTTACATCTCCGTCAAAATCATCCGTGATACCCGCTACCGGTGTACCACCATTTTCGATTTGTGTCGGTATTGTAGTATCGATGTGTAAGAAAGTAGCATTTGCGCCTGTTACGGAAACCCAGTTCGGATTTTCTGTTACAGATGCAACATCTCTTGGTGCCACTCTGGCTTTAAAAGCTGCCAGGGTTGCATCGGTATTTGTTCCGTCTGTAAAAATTGTCGTTCCAAAATACAGGTTATTATTAGATACGGCATCATACGTTGTTAACGTTGTTGAAGATCTTCTGTAGGCTGCTGCAAGTCCCGCTCCGGTTGTTGCAGACTGGTTTACAAAAATATTGTTTCTGAAAGCCACTGTAGGCGTTGTTGAAACAGATACAGCGCTTGATCCGAATAATGCTCCGGTACTTGCTCCGTTTAAACGAACGGTGTTGAAGTTAACATTTACAGTTGTTCCTCCTGTAATGCTGATCCCGATCAAAGGGTTGGCTGCATTTGCAATCGGAGTTCTCAAGTCGCCCACAATATTATTGTATAGTGACGTTGTTGTTCCACCAGACACTAAGATACCATTTACGGTTCCGGAAGCATTGTTTGCCTCAATATTGAAGATCTTGTTTTTATAAAGATTCTGTATGGTTCCTCCCGTTATGGAAATAGCAGAAACGTTTGCCGCTCCTGTTGTTGTTAAACCGCTGATGGTATTGTTAAAAAAGTTCTGGTTACCGGCAGCAGAAGTGATTCCTACGATACTGCCCGCAGTAGTAACATTTGTAATTGTATTTCCAGACACATTGTTTGTACCGCCAACCAAGCTGTATCCCGCATTCAATACGGTTGAAGCACTACTTCCGTTGATAATATTGTTAAATGTGTTGTTCGTTATTGTTTTTGCCGGATATCCCGCAGTTCCTCCATCGGCCGATCTGAAACCGCCTAATGTTGTTGCTCCGGTTAATGTAACATTTGAGAAATTATTTCCGGTATTGGTTTCTGAACCACTTGTAGTACTTCCGAAAGAGTCATAGAAGTACACGGTTCCACCCGCTCCGGTTTTACTAAAACCAGTAACAATGGCATTGTTGTTTACAATGGTTACCGCATCTGTAGGGTGGGTTACATTATTACTGATAAACGTAAATCCAGCGGTTGTGTTTACCGATAAGTTCGTAAAAGTATTGTTGTTGATGTTTGTATTTAATGTAGTAGCGGCATTAATAATCAAAGTTATCGCTGCCGTTCCTGCTACGGTGTGTCCAAATGTATTGAAGTCGTTGTTATTGATATTCAATGTTGTGGTAACACTTACGGTAGTTGCCTCATTGGATATCCCAAACATCGTTCCCCCGGCAGCAGCGCTGCGTAAGGATACTGTATTATTATTGATTGTATTCACAATAACACCGGTAGGTGCGTTATTGAAAGCCGGTACAAAGATTCCTCTTAGGGTTCCTGCCGTAACGCCTCCGTTTGAACTGGCTACGTTATTATAAGAAATATTAAAATTCTTGGTATTTCTTACCAGGATACCGTTAACCGATCCGGAAACATTCGAATAACCGGAAAAGGTTCCCGTTGTTCCAAAGTTTGTTATCGTGTTCCCTGTTGCCAGTGCTGTTCCTCCAATATCCAATCCGGTATTGTGATCAGCCGCCGCTGTTGGTCCCACATATACGATTCCGATGTTTACATCGGTTATCGTATTGCCATAGATTTTCAGGTTGTGATTTCCTCCGTTAGCTCCGGTTGCTGTAGCTGCTGTTGTAACGGTAGTACCCGAGTGAACAGAGTTACTGTAAATACCGAAGGTATTTTGATAAGTACGGTTTAAATCGATAGTATTGTTCAGGATGGTGTTATTCTGCGCACCATTTGTAGTAGAGGCATACAGCAACGCAACACCCCATTCGGTCATGTTGTTCGTTCCTGCTGCCGTTGTTGAATTGGCTGCATTTTCCTGCATTGTAAAGCCCTGGATCGTAACCCAGTCTGCTCCTACTAATTTAAAAATAGCATCATTTAAAGCTCCCGACGTTTGAGGGGTTGGTGCTGTAATTGTGCTGGTACTTCCTACTATTGTAATTGTATTTACCGCTGTTCCTTCAGCTGTAATGACATAACCGCCCGCAGGTGCCGTTTCATTTCCGGAGAGTGTTATCACGACCGGTCCCGAAATAGTTGCTGCGTTCAATGCCGTAATAGCCGAAGCCAGGTTCGGATATGTGGCACTTAAACCCGATCCGCCGTTTGTAGCTACCTGTGCGTTGGCTACAAAGACCGATACAAATAAAAAGAACATTAAACATATATGTTTAATGTTCTTCGACCATGCAAATTGATGGGCATCGCTGTTTTTAAGCAACGCTTTACTTTCGCTGCCTAATGAATAGTAATTTTTATTCATATGAAATTATTTAGTCGGTTAAATTACTAAATTTTTCATCATACAATAAAAAAACTATAAAAATTTTAAAGATTTAACAATTTAATATTTTAGCGGTTAAAATATTCACTGAGTCGTCCTAAAATAGGTTGACAGATTTTAGAATAAAAATATATTAACCAGTCAGGTTTACCTGGCTGGTTTTTTCATGTATAAAATTAGGCGTTTTCATCATTAAACTCAAATGAGGTCTTTTAGCATTATACGTTTCTATCGCTGTTTTTATAAGCTTTCCTAAAGTCTGACCATCTTTGCATTTATAAAACAAGAATTCGTTTTTTAAAATTCCGTTTATTCTTTCAGCTAAAGCATTTTGATAACAATCATATCCGTCAGTCATAGAGGGTGTAATACCGTTTTTAGCTAATACTTCCTGATAAATTTTAGAACAATATTGTAATCCTCTATCGGAGTGATGTATCAGGGGTAATGTTGATTTCCTATTCTGTATAGCCATTTTTAATGCCTGTACCACATTTTCAGAACTCATATCATCACTCAGCTTATACCCCATTATTTTTCTGCTATAAGCATCAGTAACTAAAGACAGATAATGGGTTTTCCGGGATGATTTGACATAAGTGATGTCGCTTACATATACCTGTTCAGGACGTTTAATCTCACACTCTTTCAAAAGATTTTCGTACTTGTGTAGCCAATGTTTAGAATAGGTAGTTTTAGTGTAACTCTTCATTGGTTTAACAAGTAACTTCTCCCTTCTTAGATAACCAAATAAGGCATCACGACCTATCTTTACACCCTGTTGATCAAATTGCTTCGAAAGTAGGTAATATAGTTTACGTGTCCCTATACGTGGCATTTCCAATCGCAAAGAAAGAACCAGATGCTTTACTTTGAGTAACTCAGATTCCCGATCGAGGATTCTTTTTTGTTCCTGATATATAGCTTGCCTACTTATCCCAAACAATCGGCAACTTTTGGACAAACTTATTCCTGCTCCTTCCCGGAGTCGGAAGATGGTTTGGGAGAAAACTTTTTTCGGATCTGGGTTCCGTACTGACTATCAGAAATGTCGATCATCGTATTGAGAATCTTATTTCGAAGTTTCTCACCTGCCAGTTCTTTCTCTAATCGTTTAATAATCTGAGCCGGGGTTTCTTTAGATTTAGACATAAATAACAGATTTGGTTTACTCCAGTCTAAGTTACCATATTTTCGAAGCCAAACCAAAACAGTACTTCTGCCTTGGATACCGTAAACAGTTTGAGCCTGTTTATAGGTCATTTCGCCTTGTTCAACTCGGGAAACTACAGCTAATTTAAAAGCCATATTATAATCCTTTTGAGTACGCTTAACTCGCGTTGTTGTTGTGTCTTTCATAATAAGTCGATTTTGTGTCAACTTATTTCAGGACGGGACACACAAATAAAAAAAGCCTCTCATAATGAGAGGCTTTTTATTAAGCTTGACCTGTTGGTCCGAAATTTAAAGGTATCGAAGGCAATTCTGCCTCTTTGATTTCACCATGAGCTGCTTCAAACCGTGTTATGTTTTCTGCTAAAGCTCCTAATAAACGTTTTGCATGCTGCGGAGTAAGTATAATTCTGGATTTTACTTTTGCTTTTGGCACTCCCGGCATAATGTTCACAAAATCAATTACGAATTCTGTGTTGGAATGATTGATGATTGCCAGATTGGAGTAAATCCCGTCGGCTACCTGCTCATCCAATTCAATATTGATTTGTCCTTGCTGTTTATTATCACTCATGATTCTTAGTAATTAAATTCTTCTTTTGCAGCCATTAATTCGTTGAATTCTTCTTTAGAACCTACAATAATATTATCGTAATCTCTCATACCTGTACCAGCAGGGATTCTGTGACCCACAATAACATTTTCTTTCAATCCTTCTAATCCGTCAACTTTACCAGCTACAGCTGCTTCATTCAATACTTTCGTTGTTTCCTGGAACGATGCTGCCGAGATAAACGATTTCGTTTGTAATGACGCTCTTGTAATACCCTGAAGAATCGGAGTAGCCGTTGCCGGAACCACATCTCTTGCAACTACAAGGTTTCTGTCATTTCTCTTCAGTAAAGAGTTTTCATCTCTTAATTCTCTTGGCGATATGATCTGACCTGCTTTCAGGTTATCAGAATCACCCGCATCTTCCACAACTTTCATTCCGTATAATTTATCATTTTCAACGATAAAGTCACTTGTATGAGCCAACTGATCTTCTAAGAATAGTGTATCACCCGGATCCTGGATTTGAACTTTACGCATCATCTGACGAATTACAACTTCAAAGTGCTTGTCATTAATTTTTACCCCTTGTAAACGGTACACTTCCTGAATTTCATTTACCAAGTACTGTTGTACAGCAGATGGTCCCTGGATTCTTAAGATATCATCCGGAGTAATTGCTCCGTCAGATAGTGGCATACCTGCTCTTACGTAGTCATTTTCCTGAACTAAGATCTGGTTTGAAAGTTTAACTAAGTATTTCTTAATCTCACCAAATTTAGATTCTACAACGATCTCACGGTTACCTCTTTTGATTTTTCCAAAAGATACTACACCGTCAATCTCAGATACTACAGCCGGGTTTGAAGGATTACGAGCTTCTAACAACTCGGTAATTCTTGGTAAACCTCCTGTAATATCCCCTGCTTTTGAAGAACGACGAGGGATTTTCACTAAAATCTTACCTGCTTTAATTTTCTCTCCGTCATCAACCATAAGGTGGGCACCCACCGGTAAGTTGTAAGAACGGATTAATTCTCCGTCTTTTCCGTAGATTAATAAAGTAGGAATTAATTTTTTATTTCTGGCTTCAGAGATTACTTTTTCCTGGAATCCGGTTTGCTCATCGATTTCAACCATGAACGATTGTCCCTGTTCGATATCTTCGTAAGCAACCTTACCTGTAAATTCTGAAATAATTACACCATTATACGGGTCCCATTTACAGATTGTAGTTCCTTTATCTACTACTTCACCATCTTTAACAAAGATGCTTGATCCGTAAGGGATATTATGTGTATTTAATACGATTCCTGTTGTTTCGTCTACTAATTTTAATTCTGTTGAACGGGAAATTACAATATCGATAGCATTACCTTCATTGTCTTCTCCTTTAACGGTTTTTAAATCTTCGATTTCAAGTCTTCCTTTGAATTTCGTAATGATACTTGATTCTTCAGAAATGTTACCTGCTGTACCCCCAACGTGGAATGTACGTAGTGTTAACTGTGTACCCGGCTCACCAATAGACTGTGCTGCAATAACTCCTACTGCTTCACCTCTCTGGGTCATTTTACCTGTTGCCAGGTTACGTCCGTAACATTTTGCACAGATACCTTTTCCAGCTTCACAAGTTAACGGAGAACGAACGTCTACTCTTTCAATTGGAGAAGCGTCAATAGCTTTAACGATAGCTTCTGTAATTTCATCACCTGCGTGAACTAAAATTTCGCTGGTTAAAGGATTGATTACATCTTGTAACGCAACACGTCCTAAGATTCTTTCTCCTAAAGTTTCAACAACTTCCTCATTCTTTTTCAATGCTGATACTTCAACACCTCTTAAAGTACCACAATCTACAGAGTTTACAATAACATCCTGAGAAACGTCATGTAATCTTCTGGTTAAGTACCCGGCATCTGCCGTTTTAAGAGCCGTATCCGCAAGACCTTTACGAGCACCGTGAGTAGAAATAAAGTATTCTAAAATTGAAAGTCCTTCTTTAAAGTTCGATAAAATCGGGTTTTCAATAATTTCACCACCACCAGCGGTTGATTTTTTAGGCTTAGCCATCAAACCACGCATACCGGTTAACTGACGAATCTGTTCTTTAGATCCCCTCGCTCCAGAGTCAAGCATCATATACACCGAGTTGAATCCCTGCTGGTCTTCTCTAATGTTTTTCATCGCTAATTCTGTAAGCAATGCATTGGTTGAAGTCCAAACGTCAATAACCTGGTTGTAACGCTCATTATTAGTAATAAGACCCATGTTATAGTTCATCGAAATCGCTTCAACCTGACCGTTTGCATCCGCAATAAGGTCTTGTTTCTGATCTGGAATTTTGATATCCCCTAAAGAGAAAGAAAGTCCTCCTCTGAAAGCGAAACGGTATCCCATATCTTTCATATTATCCAAGAAGGCAGCAGTAGTAGGTACATTGGTAACACTTAAAATTTTACCAATAATATCTCTTAAGGACTTCTTCGTTAATACTTCATTTATATAACCAGCTGCTTCCGGTACTACTTCGTTAAATAATACTCTACCTGCAGTAGTCTGGATAATTTTATATACTAATTCTCCGTTTTCATTAAAGTCTTTTGCTCTGATTTTAACACGGGCATTCAACTCTAACTTCCCTTCATTCAAAGCAATATTTACTTCTTCTGCCGAGTAAAAAGTCAGGCCTTCACCTAAAATTTTATGATCCGGAG
This region of Flavobacterium inviolabile genomic DNA includes:
- a CDS encoding T9SS type A sorting domain-containing protein gives rise to the protein MNKNYYSLGSESKALLKNSDAHQFAWSKNIKHICLMFFLFVSVFVANAQVATNGGSGLSATYPNLASAITALNAATISGPVVITLSGNETAPAGGYVITAEGTAVNTITIVGSTSTITAPTPQTSGALNDAIFKLVGADWVTIQGFTMQENAANSTTAAGTNNMTEWGVALLYASTTNGAQNNTILNNTIDLNRTYQNTFGIYSNSVHSGTTVTTAATATGANGGNHNLKIYGNTITDVNIGIVYVGPTAAADHNTGLDIGGTALATGNTITNFGTTGTFSGYSNVSGSVNGILVRNTKNFNISYNNVASSNGGVTAGTLRGIFVPAFNNAPTGVIVNTINNNTVSLRSAAAGGTMFGISNEATTVSVTTTLNINNNDFNTFGHTVAGTAAITLIINAATTLNTNINNNTFTNLSVNTTAGFTFISNNVTHPTDAVTIVNNNAIVTGFSKTGAGGTVYFYDSFGSTTSGSETNTGNNFSNVTLTGATTLGGFRSADGGTAGYPAKTITNNTFNNIINGSSASTVLNAGYSLVGGTNNVSGNTITNVTTAGSIVGITSAAGNQNFFNNTISGLTTTGAANVSAISITGGTIQNLYKNKIFNIEANNASGTVNGILVSGGTTTSLYNNIVGDLRTPIANAANPLIGISITGGTTVNVNFNTVRLNGASTGALFGSSAVSVSTTPTVAFRNNIFVNQSATTGAGLAAAYRRSSTTLTTYDAVSNNNLYFGTTIFTDGTNTDATLAAFKARVAPRDVASVTENPNWVSVTGANATFLHIDTTIPTQIENGGTPVAGITDDFDGDVRNVTTPDIGADEFAGIPTDITAPVIVHTVVAGSCVPGSKVITATITDGSGVPTTGAGLPVAYWKINAGTYTAAVATSLGSGQYEFTIGAGAVLGDSVSYYIVAQDNAGTPNVAVLPAAGAAGFTINPPAAATPPTTPFTYNIYSPLSGVYTVGASGNYATLTAAVADYNSKCLSGPVTFSLTDATYTGETYPITINSNPDASATNTLTIKPATGVTAAFSGSNATAILKIAGADYVTIDGSNNGTTTRDLTITNTNGAGVVLWVASADATNGALNATFKNLKIIGNTPATTVAGIVVSGTALGGAAEASNTGFTAINNTFNKMQNAIFAIGNATTPDQGFVITGNVIGSATAVDKLGFRGVAVQNAQGFVISGNQIFGVTTTTTSTASGILVGGNAINGTVFNNKISDIKNTNTTGYGCNGIYLNSNNAAANITVYNNFISDVASYGYSAGGGVADNGYGIIINQGAGYNVYHNTVAMNTNQTIGGRPAAINVTATVTAAGAINLRNNIFSNTQTQTGARYAIYSEAANTVFAAIDYNNYYTTGTNLGYIVSDRADLAALQTGFGGNTNAKNVLPVYTSLTDLHLVPASNVYLDNLGTPIAGITTDIDGDTRNVTTPDMGADEFTSPVCTAAVGGTATATVTTICTSGTSTIQAAGYSTGETTSYQWQSATDMAFTTPVNVGTATATYADLTTATITQTTYYRLAVTCVANGQANYSTVAQVTVNTTAEPVAAAQTFCNSATVSQLVATGTGVQWYNVPTGGTAMAATDALATGTYYATQTISGCESTRLSVSVTVNVTPQPTAATQTFCSSATVSQLVATGTGVQWYNVPTGGTAMAETDALATGTYYVTQTISGCESTRLSVSVTVNVTPQPTAATQTFCNSATVSQLVATGTGVQWYNVPTGGTAMVSTDALATGTYYVTQTISGCESTRLSVSVTVNVTPQPGGATTQTITVNTPAEATIEDLVATGTGIIWYPTLADAQAGTNAIPAGTQLVNGSTYYATQTVSGCASATALAVTVTVTLGTSSFDKNQFKYYPNPVIDNITFSYAEPINTIEVFNMLGQRVIYKTVNMTTIEIDMTQLAAGTYTAHLKSGDAKEIVKVVKR
- a CDS encoding IS3 family transposase (programmed frameshift), which translates into the protein MKDTTTTRVKRTQKDYNMAFKLAVVSRVEQGEMTYKQAQTVYGIQGRSTVLVWLRKYGNLDWSKPNLLFMSKSKETPAQIIKRLEKELAGEKLRNKILNTMIDISDSQYGTQIRKKFFSQTIFRLREGAGISLSKSCRLFGISRQAIYQEQKRILDRESELLKVKHLVLSLRLEMPRIGTRKLYYLLSKQFDQQGVKIGRDALFGYLRREKLLVKPMKSYTKTTYSKHWLHKYENLLKECEIKRPEQVYVSDITYVKSSRKTHYLSLVTDAYSRKIMGYKLSDDMSSENVVQALKMAIQNRKSTLPLIHHSDRGLQYCSKIYQEVLAKNGITPSMTDGYDCYQNALAERINGILKNEFLFYKCKDGQTLGKLIKTAIETYNAKRPHLSLMMKTPNFIHEKTSQVNLTG
- a CDS encoding DUF3467 domain-containing protein; the protein is MSDNKQQGQINIELDEQVADGIYSNLAIINHSNTEFVIDFVNIMPGVPKAKVKSRIILTPQHAKRLLGALAENITRFEAAHGEIKEAELPSIPLNFGPTGQA
- the rpoC gene encoding DNA-directed RNA polymerase subunit beta', whose amino-acid sequence is MTRLKDKNTVKRFNKISIGLASPESILAESRGEVLKPETINYRTHKPERDGLFCERIFGPVKDFECACGKYKRIRYKGIVCDRCGVEVTEKKVRRDRVGHINLVVPIAHIWYFRSLPNKIGYILGLPSKKLDMIIYYERYVVIQPGIAKNPEGETLNRLDFLTEEEYLNILDTLPMENQYLDDTDPNKFIAKMGAECIMDLLARTDLDALSYDLRHAANNETSKQRKTEALKRLQVVESFREANNNRENRPEWMILKVIPVIPPELRPLVPLDGGRFATSDLNDLYRRVIIRNNRLKRLMEIKAPEVILRNEKRMLQESVDSLFDNTRKASAVKTESNRPLKSLSDSLKGKQGRFRQNLLGKRVDYSARSVIVVGPEMKLFECGLPKDMAAELYKPFVIRKLIERGIVKTVKSAKKIIDKKEPVVWDILENVIKGHPVLLNRAPTLHRLGIQAFQPKLIEGKAIQLHPLVCTAFNADFDGDQMAVHLPLGPEAILEAQLLMLASHNILNPANGAPITVPSQDMVLGLYYMTKERLSTPDHKILGEGLTFYSAEEVNIALNEGKLELNARVKIRAKDFNENGELVYKIIQTTAGRVLFNEVVPEAAGYINEVLTKKSLRDIIGKILSVTNVPTTAAFLDNMKDMGYRFAFRGGLSFSLGDIKIPDQKQDLIADANGQVEAISMNYNMGLITNNERYNQVIDVWTSTNALLTELAMKNIREDQQGFNSVYMMLDSGARGSKEQIRQLTGMRGLMAKPKKSTAGGGEIIENPILSNFKEGLSILEYFISTHGARKGLADTALKTADAGYLTRRLHDVSQDVIVNSVDCGTLRGVEVSALKKNEEVVETLGERILGRVALQDVINPLTSEILVHAGDEITEAIVKAIDASPIERVDVRSPLTCEAGKGICAKCYGRNLATGKMTQRGEAVGVIAAQSIGEPGTQLTLRTFHVGGTAGNISEESSIITKFKGRLEIEDLKTVKGEDNEGNAIDIVISRSTELKLVDETTGIVLNTHNIPYGSSIFVKDGEVVDKGTTICKWDPYNGVIISEFTGKVAYEDIEQGQSFMVEIDEQTGFQEKVISEARNKKLIPTLLIYGKDGELIRSYNLPVGAHLMVDDGEKIKAGKILVKIPRRSSKAGDITGGLPRITELLEARNPSNPAVVSEIDGVVSFGKIKRGNREIVVESKFGEIKKYLVKLSNQILVQENDYVRAGMPLSDGAITPDDILRIQGPSAVQQYLVNEIQEVYRLQGVKINDKHFEVVIRQMMRKVQIQDPGDTLFLEDQLAHTSDFIVENDKLYGMKVVEDAGDSDNLKAGQIISPRELRDENSLLKRNDRNLVVARDVVPATATPILQGITRASLQTKSFISAASFQETTKVLNEAAVAGKVDGLEGLKENVIVGHRIPAGTGMRDYDNIIVGSKEEFNELMAAKEEFNY